Proteins from a genomic interval of Bradysia coprophila strain Holo2 chromosome X, BU_Bcop_v1, whole genome shotgun sequence:
- the LOC119085701 gene encoding cell wall protein IFF6-like, with the protein MISDSAGIKFFADHLPILKDDYHRLQSATSEQREIIGKQQRLLGNRINVLEDIQICPPFDPSTGLVQLEFVEMIGKLNVGEVIDLSDAQLVDINETEFIAYMKGATEPSSEATEPSSESTEPSCESTEPSIEVTEPSSESTEPSCESTEPSCESTEPSCESTEPSSESTEPSSEATEPSSESTEPSCESTEPSIEVTEPSSESTEPSCESTEPSCESTEPSCESTEPSSESTEPSSEATEPSSESTEPSCESTEPSIEVTEPSSESTEPSCESTEPSCESTEPSCESTEPSCESTEPSSESTEPSSEATEPSCESTEPSIEVTEPYHDWSANIPFVIGSGITNMKNSCYVSSILQMFFHLPHFAHWLLHGTQHSVLCNNQCSNSLSCPNSLWFHLRQMFNTVRANTVASPAGFLGHFRALTPMFPASVQQDANEFMLTLIELVGKENPDTEPFSSTFNVTLLHRKACLKCDHETQHEEDASSVVLPIHANDNDLSHMLANYFS; encoded by the exons ATGATCAGTGATAGTgctggaattaaattttttgccgATCATTTACCCATCTTGAAGGACGACTATCATCGACTCCAATCGGCAACATCGGAGCAACGGGAAATAATTGGAAAACAGCAACGCTTGCTCGGTAATCG CATCAACGTCCTCGAAGACATCCAGATTTGTCCACCGTTTGACCCATCGACCGGGCTAGTGCAATTAGAATTTGTGGAAATGATTGGCAAATTAAATGTTGGAGAAGTGATTGACCTAAGTGACGCTCAATTGGTTGACATCAATGAAACAGAATTCATCGCATACATGAAAGGAGCCACCGAACCGTCTAGCGAAGCCACCGAACCGTCTAGCGAATCCACCGAACCGTCATGCGAATCCACCGAACCGTCTATCGAAGTCACCGAACCGTCTAGCGAATCCACCGAACCGTCATGCGAATCCACCGAACCGTCATGCGAATCCACCGAACCGTCATGCGAATCCACCGAACCGTCTAGCGAATCCACCGAACCGTCTAGCGAAGCCACCGAACCGTCTAGCGAATCCACCGAACCGTCATGCGAATCCACCGAACCGTCTATCGAAGTCACCGAACCGTCTAGCGAATCCACCGAACCGTCATGCGAATCCACCGAACCGTCATGCGAATCCACCGAACCGTCATGCGAATCCACCGAACCGTCTAGCGAATCCACCGAACCGTCTAGCGAAGCCACCGAACCGTCTAGCGAATCCACCGAACCGTCATGCGAATCCACCGAACCGTCTATCGAAGTCACCGAACCGTCTAGCGAATCCACCGAACCGTCATGCGAATCCACCGAACCGTCATGCGAATCCACCGAACCGTCATGCGAATCCACCGAACCGTCATGCGAATCCACCGAACCGTCTAGCGAATCCACCGAACCGTCTAGCGAAGCCACCGAACCGTCTTGCGAATCCACCGAACCGTCTATCGAAGTCACCGAACCGTATCACGATTGGAGTGCAAATATCCCATTTGTAATTGGATCTGGCATCACGAACATGAAGAACTCATGTTACGTTTCGTCGATTCTGCAGATGTTCTTCCATTTGCCTCATTTCGCACATTGGCTGTTGCATGGTACACAGCATTCAGTTCTCTGCAATAACCAGTGCTCAAATTCGTTATCCTGTCCGAATTCGCTATGGTTCCACTTGCGGCAAATGTTCAACACTGTACGTGCCAACACAGTAGCATCTCCCGCTGGATTCCTAGGACATTTTCGAGCACTTACACCTATGTTTCCCGCATCAGTGCAACAAGATGCGAACGAGTTCATGTTAACATTGATCGAACTCGttggaaaagaaaatcctgACACCGAGCCGTTCTCGTCGACATTCAATGTTACGCTTCTTCATCGTAAGGCGTGCTTAAAATGCGATCATGAAACACAACATGAAGAAGATGCTTCGAGTGTGGTTTTACCAATTCACGCCAACGACAACGACTTGAGCCACATGCTTGCCAACTATTTTAGCTAA